The window gtcacctcgccctcaactagtttctgttcattctgcaactcccgtttcgagttactactcttagcaactgaaccagtatcaaatgccaaggggttgttataaacactagtaaagtacacatcaataacatgtatatccaatatacctttattcactttgccatccttcttatccgccaagtatctagggcagttccacttctagtgaccatttcctttgcagtagaagcactcagtttcaggcttgggttagctttgggcttcttcacgggagcaacaacttgcttgccgttcttttgaagttccccttcttctctttgcccttttcttgaaactagtggtcttgtcaaccatcaacacttgatgcttttcttgatttctaccttcgttgatttcaacatcacgaagagcttgggaatcgtatctgttatcccttgcatattatagttcatcacgaagttctagtaacttggtgatagtgactagagaactctgtcagtcactatcttatctggaagattaactcccacttgattcaagtgattgtagtactcagacattctgagcacatgctcactagctgggctattctcctccatcttgtaggcaaagtacttgtcaggggtctcataccttttgacatgggcatgagtctgaaatactaatttcagttcttagaacatctcatatgctccttggcgtttcaaaaacgtctttgaagccccgattctaagccgtaaagcatggtgcactaaactatcaagtagtcatcatatcgagcttgccaaacgttcataacgtctgcatttgctcctgcaatcggtctgtcacctagcggtgcatcaaggacataattcttctgtgcagcaatgaggataatcctcagatcacggatccaatccgcatcattgctactaacatctttcaacttagttttctctaggaacatatgaaaaataaaataggggagctaaacgcgagctattgatctacaacatagatatgctaatgctaccaggactaagttcatgataaattaaagttcaattaatcatattacttaagaactcccacttagatagacatccctctaatcatctaagtgatcacgtgatccatatcaattaaaccatgtccgatcatcacgtgagatggagtagttttcaatggtgaacatcactatgttgatcatatcttctatatgattcacgctcgacctttcggtctccagtgttccgaggccatatctgcatatgctaggctcgtcaagtttaacctgagtattctgcgtgtgcaaaactggcttgcacccgttgtatgtgaacgtagagcttatcacacccgatcatcacgtggtgtctcagcacaacgaactttcgcaacggtgcatactcagggagaacacttataccttgaaatttagtgagagatcatcttataatgctaccgtcgatctaagcaaaataagatgcataaaagataaaaatcacatgcaatcaatataagtgatatgatatggccatcatcatcttgtgcctttgacccgtcttcaaagcaccatcatgatcaccatcgtcaccagcgcgacaccttgatctccatcgtagcatcgttgtcgtctcgccaactattgtttctacgactatcgctactgcttagtgatgaagtaaaaacaattacagggcgattgcattgcatacaataaagcgacaaccatatggctcctgccagttgccgataactctgttacaaaacatgatcatctcatacaataaaatttagcatcatgtcttgaccatatcacatcacaacatgccctgcaaaaacaagttattttacgtgactgctacgggttgagcaagaaccgttcttacctacgcatcaaaaccacaacgatatttcatcaagtatgtgctgttttaaccttcaacaaggaccgggcgcagccacactcgattcaactaaagttggagaaactgacacccgccagccacttgtgtgcgaagcacgccggtagaaccagtctcgcgtaagcgtacgcgtaatgtcggtccgggccgcttcatccaacaataccgccgaatcaaagtatggcatgctagtaagcagtatgactagcaTCGCCCaaaactcacttgtgttctacttgtgcatataacatctacgcataaacctggctcggatgccactgttggggaacgtagtaatttaaaaaaatttcctacgcacacgcaagatcatggtgatgcatagcaacgagaggggagagtgtcgtctacgtaccctcgtagaccgtaagcggaagcgttatgacaaagcggttgatgtagtcgtacgtcttcacgatccgaccgatccaagtaccgaacacacggcacctccgagttctgcacacgttcagctcggtgacgtcctacgaactcacgatccagcagagctttgcgggagagtactgtcagcacgacggcgtgatgacggtgatgatgattctaccgacgcagggcttcgcctaagcaccgctacgatattaccgaggtggattatggtggaggggggcaccgcacatggctaaaagatcaactggtcaacttgtgtgtccatggggtgccccctcctccgtatataaaggagtggaggaggggggagggccggccctctatggagcgccctggaggagtcctactcccaccgggagtaggattccccccttccctagttggattaggagagaaggaagggggagagagggagggaggaaaggggggggggcgtcgacccctcctagtccaattcggaccagagggggagggggcgtgcggcctgccttggcctcctccctctctctccactatggcccaataagtcCCATACACTTAcctgggggttccggtaacctcccggtactccggtaaaatcccgatttcacccggaactattctgatgtccaaatataggcttcctatatatcgatcttcatgtctcgaccatttcgagactcctcgtcatgtccgtgatcatatccgggactccgaaataccttcggtgcatcaaaacacataaactcataataccgatcatcaccgaacgttaagcatgcggaccctacgggttcgataactatgtagacatgaccgagatacgtctccggtcaataaccaatagcggaacttggatgctcatattggctcctacatattctacgaagatctttatcggtcaaaccgcataacaacatacgttgttccctttgtcatcggtatgttacttgtccgagattcgatcgtcggtatctcaatacctagttcaatctcgttaccggaaagtctctttactcgttccgtaatgcatcatccagcaactaactctttagtcacattgcttgcaaggcttatagtgatgtgcattaccaagagggcccagagatacctctccgacaatcggagtgacaaatcctaatctcgatctatgccaactcaacaagtaccatcggagacacctgtagagcacctttataatcacccagttacgttgtgacgtttgtgtagcacacaaagtgttcctctggtattcgggagttgcataatctcatagtcataggaacatgtataagtcatgaagaaagcaatagcagcatactaaacgatctagtgctaagctaacggaatgggtcaagtcaatcacatcattctctaatgatgtgattccgttaatcaaatgacaactcatgtctatggctaggaaacttaatcatctttgattcaacgagctagtcaagtagaggcatactagtgacactctgtttgtctatgtattcacacatgtactaagtttccggttaatacaattgtagcatgaataataaacatttatcatgatataaagaaatataaataacaactttattattgcctctagggcatatttccttcccAAGACTCGGCGTGAGCAGCCCAACTGCTGGAACCACCACATTGGCCGCCTGTGGGGTCAGACCCACCAGCGTGGCCACCGGGGTAGGTGAGTCGTTTGAATCTCTTGGTCCTGGTCGCACCACCGGCCGACTCGCAGTGGCATTGCAGTGGATAGGCTGCCTCACTGGCACCGCCGACGTCATGGCCGGAATCCTCGAGTCCGAGGCCCCAGCCTACCTTCCAATGCCTGCCTGTAGGAGCCATGACCTGCGCCTCCACCCGTCGCCGGCCCCTGTCTCCTCCGGCCAGCACCACGGTCATCGCAGACTCCACGCGACCACGGCTGAACCGTCCACTCGCCGCCTGAGAACGATCCATCTGAGCTGTCCGGCAGCCCGCTCTGCCCGCTGTCTCCATCAGATCCTGCTCGCCGCCAGTTGTCCGACGAGTTGAAATCCCGCAGCCTGCCAACATGAATGATCGCAGGATACTCCAGCAGCTGCCGATGCCTGACACGACACGCCGCGGGGTCAACTACCAACTCCGGCGGCTCTGGCACCCACAAGCGCTGAAACATAGGCACCTCATCAGGATCGACGTACCAAGCACGCAGCTTGAACAATGAGAGGTCCTCCATGCTCTCCGTTTCGGGCGCAAGATAGTCGATGAGACATGAGCTACCCAAAAGCTCCGCCGCCGTGTCCCGAGACCAAGCATGCGAGGGAATCCCTTCGATGATGAGGTACACTTGGACATGCATGAGCCTGGACGTCGCCTGCGCCTGCCGAAGCCATGGCCTGATGAAGATCTTGACACCCTGATGCTCGACGAACGACACCACCAGCGCCCTACTCCTGAACTCATGCACCGCAAACACCACAAGAAAGTCCTGCGGATGAAATTTGTGGACGGAGAACTTATGCCTCGGAATGCCCAGCTGCGCCGAAATCGCTTCCGCCGCCATCGCGTAGGATGTGGCCGGCCTGGAACCTCCCACGTACGCCACCACTGCCAACTTGAGCCTATGCTCGAGGTCGTCCATGCCCACTGAGCGCTGCAAGATGCAAACCTCCGACAGCGCCTCCAAGAAGGTAGCACCGGATACCTCAGGGGGAAAGCTGGGCGCAACTGGCGAGATACACGCCGGTGACGTGCTCTGCCTAGGCTCCAACAGTCTCTCCCCCAAAGCTGGTGACAGCCTCGGTGCCGGCTCCCGCCTGGCAACCTTGGCGATCACCGCTCGCCTGAGCTCCTCCTTTGACATAGGGTTGTGCGGCAGAGTGCACTGCGAGGAGACATGCCCGACATAACCGCAGCGGATGCAGAGGGGATCATTTGTGCAATCTTGCCTCCTGTGACCATCTTGAAAGCACCTGAAGCAGAGCCCGTAGAGGTCTGGCGGGATCTGTCTTCTCTCCGATGAAGTGGGCGAGTCTGCCCGAGTCTGGCCACCAGCACCCTGCTGGCGTCGCAGAGCACGGCGGCACCTCCACATGGCCTTGCGGGACGGCCCTGGCCTGCGCCATCCCGGCTCCGGCACCGCCACCTCAGGCACCGTGAGCGCCGTGCCGACGGACGAAGAGCGCGCCAATCCGGGCGAGGCCGAGTGCCCCAACCCCGAAACCACAGGCCTCTCCCGCGGGTAGGTGGAGGACACCGATGGTGGGCTGCAAGAGCCAGAGGCCATGGCGACGAGGGAGAAACGGGGCCAGAGAGGCCGCCGGCGAGGACGAGGGGAAGGTGTACGCCGGGGCCGGAGTGGCCACCGGCGAGGGCTAGGAAGTGGACGTCGGGGCCGGAGCGGCCGCCGGCGGGGGAGGAGGAAGGCTAGGGGAGGAGGAAGCGGGGGAGGAGGAAGGCTAGTGTGTAAAAAACATTCTTTCTACTTGCCCTCTGCGTGATGCTTCTTGAAGATGCTTCCTTCCACTATAACATTGCCCTTTGAACAGTTTGGAAAATCGTTATCAAATACGTGGAGCacactttcatgaagatcatcgATGATCACAAACCTAATACAACAACTATTTTTCTAAATCATGAATCACCCCCCTCCCGCCCCCAACCAAGCCCAGACTCCACACGAAATACAACCTTCAATCAACACGCAAATCGATGAATCTACATTGCCATTATCGACCCGTAGTCGATGATAAAATGCAATAAAAAACAATGCAACATCATAACTGGTGCCAGGATCTAATCCAATGCGCGGAGCTCGGCACACGGTCGAACCAACTACTTTAGAATCCATAGCCGTTGTTTTTGAATCGACATAGGTGAAGATGCAATAGTAAGGTGGATTTACTTACAACGTTCGAAGCAACCATGGTGGCTGCCTGTGAAGGCATAGTTCGAGCGCCTTGGTAGGAGGCAAATTCAGATGGGAAAGAGAGCACCCCCTGCACCGCCGCAGAGACGTCCCAGTTGTTGTCGTGGTGAAAATTAGTACTCTTCCTGAGCTAGCTTAAGCATATCTCGAGCGAGTAAGTTTCCCTCCATCAAGTTCTAAGCGATCAAATAAGGTCCAGCGGACGGAGGATTCGCCTCTACTCCCCCAGGCCATGCCAGTGGCATGGTGCAAACGACTGAAGGGGAGAACGACGTCTGTAGGATCGTAAGTAGGTCTAGAGTCTAGACGGGGAGTACTAAACTACTTGCCAAATAAAAACTTAACATTTTCCTAATTTTAGTTCTCGGGAGATTTTAGCAATTTTAGCAAGTCTACAAAcaccctacacatgcaagtctaacaGCGGGGCAACGAAAAGTAAAGACTTTGCAGGTGATAGTAAGTAGAGGAAGGGTTTGGAGATATGCAAACGCTATGGTGGCACATAATATTTTGACCTgcggttctgataggtggtgctatcgtacgttcATGTTGATGGATGCTTCAATCTCAAGGATAACGATTGtgcgagtccacagagggctccaccacgaagggtccatgaataAGCAATGTTGTCTATTCGACCATGGCTTACGTTCATGAAGGACTACCCTCACTCGGGGTAGATATTCataaagtaggcgatctccttgcccttacaaacttttTGATTCACTCCACAAGATTTGGAGGCTCCCAAGCACATCTAACCAATCTAGAAGGCAACACCCTTTAAAAGGTAACATATGTGGttgttgatgatgaacttctTACTCTTATGCTTCAAAAGATAGTCTCCTCAACACTGAAACACTCTCTCATGGATTTGACTATGTGGTAGGAGAGGGATTTGGGTGGAAAACAATTGAGGTGGCTAGAGATCAAAGTTCCGTGGTTGGAGTGGAATCCCTTTGATCTCAACACAAGGATATGGAGCTCTCTCTTCGAAAAATGGATATGAGAAGTACATGCTTTGTTCTGGTTGCTCTGTGAGAGCTCGTGGAATGGATGGGAATATATATATAGGTAGCACCAAAAATCCAACTGTTTTACACATTTATCACTGTTTGGTGGGACCGAGTGAAACCACTAGGTGAGACCAGCCTATTCAAAAGGTTTGAACTTTAGGTGTTTCGGTGAGACCGGATGAAACCTCTCGGTGagaccattccggtgtccgaatataaccttccaatatatcaatctttatgtctcgaccatttcgaggctccttgtcatgtccgtgatctcatccgggactccgaacaacctttgatacatcaaatcacataaactcataatacaaatcgtcatcgaacgttaagcatgcggacccaacgggttcgagaactatgtagacacgaccgagacacatctccggtcaataaccaatagcggaacctggatgctcatattggctcctacatattctatgaagatcttcatcggtcaaaccgcataacaatatacgttgttccctttgtcatcgatatgttactcgcccgagattcgatcgtcggtatcatcatacctagttcaatctcgttaccggcaagtctctttacccgtttccgtaatgcatcatcccgtaactaactcattagtcacattgcttgcaaggctcatagtgatgtgcattaccaagagggcccatagatacctctccgatacacggagtgacaaatcctaatctcgatctatgccaactcaacaaacaccatcggagacacctgtagagcatctttataatcacccagttacgttatgacgtttgatagcacacaaggtgttcctccggtattcgggagttgcataatctcatagtcagaggaacatgtataagtcatgaagaaagcaatagcaataaaactcaacgatcataatgctaagctaacggatgggtcttctccatcacat is drawn from Aegilops tauschii subsp. strangulata cultivar AL8/78 chromosome 1, Aet v6.0, whole genome shotgun sequence and contains these coding sequences:
- the LOC109771662 gene encoding uncharacterized protein, with amino-acid sequence MASGSCSPPSVSSTYPRERPVVSGLGHSASPGLARSSSVGTALTVPEVAVPEPGWRRPGPSRKAMWRCRRALRRQQGAGGQTRADSPTSSERRQIPPDLYGLCFRCFQDGHRRQDCTNDPLCIRCGYVGHVSSQCTLPHNPMSKEELRRAVIAKVARREPAPRLSPALGERLLEPRQSTSPACISPVAPSFPPEVSGATFLEALSEVCILQRSVGMDDLEHRLKLAVVAYVGGSRPATSYAMAAEAISAQLGIPRHKFSVHKFHPQDFLVVFAVHEFRSRALVVSFVEHQGVKIFIRPWLRQAQATSRLMHVQVYLIIEGIPSHAWSRDTAAELLGSSCLIDYLAPETESMEDLSLFKLRAWYVDPDEVPMFQRLWVPEPPELVVDPAACRVRHRQLLEYPAIIHVGRLRDFNSSDNWRRAGSDGDSGQSGLPDSSDGSFSGGEWTVQPWSRGVCDDRGAGRRRQGPATGGGAGHGSYRQALEGRLGPRTRGFRP